In Trichoplusia ni isolate ovarian cell line Hi5 chromosome 13, tn1, whole genome shotgun sequence, the genomic window TCTCGATTCAATACAAAGTTGTGTAAAACACAGCATGCTTTTATAATGTCTATTGTGAAATCGTAAGAAAAATTAATGGGTCGATGAAATATGCGCCATTTATTTGCGAGTATGCCAAAAGCGCTCTCAACATATCGTCTGGCTCGGCTCAAACGGTAATTAAAAACTCGTTTTTCTATCGATAAAAACTTCCCAGAATATGGGCGCATTATATTATTTGTCAGTGGTAATCCTTCATCCGCCACGAAGACAAAAGGAATTTCTTTTTGAAAGCCAGGTAACGGTTTTGGCGGAGGTATAGATAattgatctttttttaataagtcgTATAGATTTGAGTTCTGAAAAACAGTGGAGTCACATTCCTTACCATATGCACCTATATCGACATACATAAATTTGTAATTCGTATCAACAAGTGCTAATAGAACaatggaattatattttttataattgaaaaataggGATCCACTGTGATCCGGGCTCAATATACGAATGTGTTTTCCATCTAGCGCTCCTATACAATTAGGAAAGTTGGCCTTTTTTTCATA contains:
- the LOC113500088 gene encoding protein ALP1-like codes for the protein MTSLPKTNMTNNDLLSCFRYLATGNTFKDMHFTYYRGKSTITGIIKFVCRILWNILKRLELPKITTELMEQIAQEYEKKANFPNCIGALDGKHIRILSPDHSGSLFFNYKKYNSIVLLALVDTNYKFMYVDIGAYGKECDSTVFQNSNLYDLLKKDQLSIPPPKPLPGFQKEIPFVFVADEGLPLTNNIMRPYSGKFLSIEKRVFNYRLSRARRYVESAFGILANKWRIFHRPINFSYDFTIDIIKACCVLHNFVLNRDGAQTFEEMIIDDSLQILHETTHKSRTGANIIRNYRNFVIILIVTLEVLVGS